The following proteins are co-located in the Polystyrenella longa genome:
- a CDS encoding nucleotidyltransferase domain-containing protein encodes MNQINYRVDPNTFTMGGLGYGSYNAPRGIPQGLTKSQFDEAGSLIRSKTGHLGDDIVVQGSRAGGTAKATSDIDIGVRVSPDEFDGLVKARFGTPNPGSAKERTMLHAIQTGKIQAGEAGLRGLRRELQGKLGMDVDLSVIRRGGPFDQPPTIPVP; translated from the coding sequence TTGAATCAGATTAACTATCGAGTTGATCCTAATACTTTTACAATGGGAGGCTTAGGGTATGGGAGTTATAATGCCCCAAGGGGGATTCCCCAGGGACTCACGAAGTCTCAATTCGACGAGGCAGGCTCGCTGATTCGCTCGAAGACCGGGCATCTGGGCGACGACATTGTGGTGCAGGGTAGTCGTGCTGGTGGAACGGCCAAGGCAACGTCCGACATTGATATTGGGGTCAGGGTGTCGCCCGATGAGTTTGACGGGCTTGTCAAGGCACGATTTGGCACGCCGAACCCCGGCTCAGCGAAGGAGCGAACAATGCTCCACGCCATTCAAACAGGAAAGATTCAAGCAGGTGAAGCTGGCCTGCGTGGGTTGCGACGAGAGTTACAGGGAAAGCTTGGCATGGATGTGGACCTGTCAGTCATCAGGCGTGGCGGACCGTTCGATCAGCCGCCAACTATTCCTGTACCATAA
- a CDS encoding HYD1 signature containing ADP-ribosyltransferase family protein produces the protein MPAENGIGSEDRAEFTQQLPTKPLSSDCQTATQFVSGGWALSSVAAGSSLGAGIHSGFSLLGKASLAYSAGRVVYSGGQDGKLDLALDAISLGGYGLVGKIGSATFKGASALRTASYVAAYGADGIQTVRGGFASYDAYRSGDYVGGTLNLIGAGFGAAGLGVGAPDFFRNVPRLNPINYRPDLDTFTMGGLGAGSYNAPTRMSLAERQAMVVARTPAEVASRLARANDLRRVRDGIPSRLFHYTDEAGEPGIRASNELFPSLKALNPKDARYGDGQYLTDIVPGTKTPAQLSRAFIGQPFQGRRFSNFVEIDVSGLRVIRGRDGVFVVPNTESLNVTGRVLRSGVN, from the coding sequence GTGCCAGCGGAGAATGGTATCGGGAGTGAAGATCGCGCCGAGTTCACTCAGCAACTTCCGACCAAGCCGCTTTCCTCTGACTGCCAAACGGCGACGCAGTTCGTCAGTGGAGGTTGGGCATTAAGCTCAGTTGCGGCGGGGAGCAGTCTTGGTGCAGGAATACACAGTGGCTTCAGCCTTCTGGGTAAAGCCAGCTTGGCGTACAGTGCGGGGCGTGTCGTTTACTCTGGTGGACAAGATGGAAAACTAGATTTGGCTCTGGATGCCATCAGCCTGGGTGGATACGGCCTCGTCGGCAAAATTGGATCAGCCACATTCAAAGGGGCCAGCGCCCTCAGAACAGCCTCGTATGTCGCCGCCTACGGAGCCGATGGCATCCAGACCGTTCGTGGAGGTTTCGCCTCCTACGATGCCTATCGAAGCGGAGATTATGTCGGTGGAACACTTAACCTCATCGGCGCCGGTTTCGGCGCGGCGGGATTAGGTGTGGGTGCACCTGATTTCTTCAGGAATGTGCCGAGATTGAATCCGATTAACTATCGACCTGACCTCGATACGTTTACAATGGGGGGATTAGGGGCTGGGAGTTATAATGCCCCAACAAGAATGTCGCTGGCTGAACGACAAGCGATGGTTGTGGCGCGGACGCCAGCAGAAGTTGCTTCTCGGCTGGCTAGGGCAAACGATCTTCGCCGGGTTCGTGATGGTATTCCATCAAGATTGTTTCATTACACTGATGAAGCTGGTGAACCTGGCATTCGTGCTTCCAACGAGTTATTTCCGTCTTTGAAGGCATTGAATCCCAAGGACGCAAGATACGGCGATGGACAATATCTGACTGACATTGTTCCCGGAACTAAGACACCTGCTCAACTCTCTCGTGCGTTCATCGGCCAGCCATTCCAAGGTCGTCGCTTTTCCAACTTCGTTGAGATAGACGTGAGTGGGTTGCGAGTGATTCGAGGACGAGACGGTGTTTTCGTTGTCCCGAATACTGAGTCACTTAATGTGACTGGTCGAGTCCTCAGAAGTGGAGTGAATTAA
- a CDS encoding YwqJ-related putative deaminase, with translation MNPINYRPDLDTFTMGGLGAGSYNAPTRLTAADRLASRSMTRAEWQDFYRALRTEARQGAADIASLPARQRGPVVSAIIDSRTGATFSANNTLTIADNLHPVLQARLQSLLNTTDLAALRSNAGSLGRWVHSTPGAHAEINALNQALWARQNAGLPIDLNEFWMVNRWLTNTAPAAPRCGYCRPLTGGVNVLTD, from the coding sequence TTGAATCCGATTAACTATCGACCTGACCTCGATACGTTTACAATGGGGGGATTAGGGGCTGGGAGTTATAATGCCCCAACAAGGCTGACAGCAGCGGATCGCCTTGCAAGCCGCTCGATGACGAGGGCTGAATGGCAGGACTTCTATCGGGCGTTGCGTACTGAGGCTAGACAAGGAGCGGCAGACATCGCCAGCCTGCCAGCCCGTCAGCGAGGCCCTGTGGTATCTGCGATCATTGATTCACGGACTGGAGCGACGTTCTCTGCCAACAACACTTTGACGATTGCTGATAATCTCCATCCGGTCTTGCAGGCTCGCCTTCAATCCTTGCTGAATACAACAGACCTTGCCGCACTTCGTAGCAATGCGGGAAGTCTTGGGCGTTGGGTACACAGCACACCGGGGGCACACGCCGAAATCAATGCGCTGAACCAAGCACTGTGGGCACGCCAAAATGCGGGATTGCCGATCGATCTCAACGAGTTTTGGATGGTGAATCGGTGGCTCACCAACACAGCACCGGCGGCTCCTCGATGCGGTTATTGTCGGCCTCTGACAGGTGGTGTTAATGTGCTTACCGACTAA
- a CDS encoding toxin-antitoxin system YwqK family antitoxin, with amino-acid sequence MKVNFEQLEVASDQSYWHDGKPFDGIAVYRREDGTLESEVMFEDGVQSGPFSDFHSDGQVACEGVIQNGVNHGEFKYWDGNGLLTKTESYEFGICTSRQEYDQAGNVISDYSLASDDPNAALLAAYRNQAGS; translated from the coding sequence ATGAAAGTGAACTTCGAGCAGTTAGAAGTGGCCAGCGACCAGTCCTACTGGCATGACGGGAAGCCGTTTGACGGGATCGCTGTGTATCGACGTGAGGATGGCACGCTTGAGTCAGAAGTGATGTTTGAAGACGGCGTTCAATCTGGGCCGTTTTCGGATTTTCATTCAGACGGACAAGTTGCCTGCGAAGGCGTAATCCAGAATGGTGTTAATCACGGCGAATTCAAGTATTGGGACGGCAATGGCCTGTTGACCAAGACAGAGAGCTATGAGTTCGGTATCTGCACGTCGAGGCAAGAATACGACCAAGCGGGAAATGTTATCTCCGACTACAGCCTTGCGTCAGATGATCCAAATGCGGCCTTGCTTGCTGCTTATCGGAACCAAGCAGGAAGTTGA
- a CDS encoding 1,4-dihydroxy-6-naphthoate synthase, producing MNLFCKIFVDVDLPKEGLVQKIADCTSGKNERWSVRTNWGEIDVVNNEDFDENRAIQEPDGFLFYRFYLEMEPEAAVPEEVYIKSVGTLLSDLWDLDAKAVAACDFEESLPMKGGYNSPRR from the coding sequence ATGAACCTCTTTTGCAAAATCTTTGTTGACGTTGATCTCCCTAAGGAAGGGCTTGTGCAAAAGATTGCGGACTGCACAAGTGGAAAAAACGAGCGATGGTCAGTCCGAACAAATTGGGGCGAGATCGATGTCGTGAATAATGAAGACTTTGACGAGAATCGGGCGATTCAGGAACCCGATGGATTTCTATTCTATCGGTTCTACTTAGAAATGGAGCCGGAAGCAGCGGTGCCGGAAGAGGTATACATCAAGTCTGTCGGCACTTTGCTAAGCGATTTGTGGGATTTGGATGCCAAGGCAGTAGCGGCATGCGATTTTGAGGAGAGTCTTCCAATGAAGGGCGGCTATAATTCTCCTCGAAGATGA
- a CDS encoding DUF6881 domain-containing protein gives MEYEYLKVEWKHDIEDEPVLLYSELDSHRMELRKVEVYKNGRSDVAEKQRTTGKTKLSIEPLPSLEDIAADSQFIPAEITQREFEAAWNKNGEHE, from the coding sequence ATGGAATACGAATACTTGAAGGTCGAGTGGAAGCATGATATCGAAGACGAACCCGTGCTTTTGTATTCAGAGCTTGACAGTCATCGCATGGAGTTGCGGAAAGTTGAAGTCTATAAGAATGGGAGGTCTGACGTGGCGGAGAAGCAACGCACAACGGGCAAAACCAAACTCTCGATCGAGCCGTTACCATCGCTTGAGGATATCGCTGCTGACTCACAGTTCATACCCGCTGAAATAACACAACGGGAATTTGAAGCCGCTTGGAATAAAAATGGCGAACACGAGTAG
- a CDS encoding integrase core domain-containing protein, whose translation MLSELGAIFTPDTILRWHRELIARKWDYSSKKKRVGRPRIRAEIFEQILRFAKKNPKWGADRTQGALSNVGFHITDTTVWNVLKSNGIEPAPDRLASMSWQTFLKSHWEVIFAVDFTTVEVWMKTGLTTFYVMEVMELNPSKVEIAGIPPNPNKQWMIQVGRKLTGDNGFLEYESHLILTRDTCFQPLRSFLQNQSDAELVLLSPKSPNLNEHLERFMRSMKCECLRKIIFFGQYAIERALKGYVEHYHSERNHQGLDNQLIEPGVEVGCVAVKIESRERLGDLLKYYYRDAV comes from the coding sequence TTGCTGAGTGAACTCGGCGCGATCTTCACTCCCGATACCATTCTCCGCTGGCACCGGGAGTTGATTGCCCGGAAATGGGACTACTCATCGAAGAAGAAACGTGTTGGTCGACCTCGTATCCGAGCAGAGATCTTCGAACAGATTCTGCGGTTCGCGAAAAAGAATCCCAAGTGGGGAGCTGATCGAACTCAAGGTGCGTTGTCCAATGTTGGTTTTCACATTACCGACACGACTGTTTGGAATGTGCTCAAGTCGAACGGTATTGAGCCTGCCCCCGACCGCCTTGCCTCGATGTCTTGGCAAACATTCCTGAAATCTCACTGGGAAGTTATCTTCGCCGTTGATTTCACCACGGTAGAAGTCTGGATGAAGACAGGTCTGACGACGTTCTACGTAATGGAGGTGATGGAATTGAATCCAAGTAAAGTCGAGATCGCAGGCATCCCACCGAACCCAAACAAACAATGGATGATACAGGTTGGACGTAAACTCACCGGCGACAATGGTTTCTTGGAGTATGAGTCTCATTTGATACTTACTCGCGATACCTGTTTCCAGCCCTTGCGTTCTTTCCTGCAGAATCAGAGCGATGCTGAACTTGTACTTCTTTCGCCGAAAAGTCCGAACTTGAATGAGCATCTCGAACGATTCATGAGAAGTATGAAATGCGAATGCCTGAGGAAGATAATCTTCTTCGGTCAGTATGCAATCGAACGGGCGTTGAAAGGATACGTTGAACATTACCATTCCGAGCGAAATCACCAAGGGCTCGATAATCAGCTAATTGAACCTGGTGTTGAAGTCGGATGCGTCGCTGTCAAGATCGAATCACGTGAACGTCTCGGTGACCTGCTCAAGTATTACTACCGCGACGCGGTGTGA